In Choristoneura fumiferana chromosome 4, NRCan_CFum_1, whole genome shotgun sequence, the sequence GATACACAGTAGCATATAaatagactaaggggctgtttcaccatccattgattagtgttaactgacggttaaatgtgatgccgtctctatttgttttgttcgaatagacggagacggcatcacatttaaccgtcagttaccactaatcaatggatggtgaaacagcccctaactatAACATTCCTACTGAAGCTCCCTAAGCATAGGTTTagagataggcaaggactttgcgcgccttaATTCTATCGGCAGGGACTcccacaaccgagtggcctggatTGTATATGAATAGACACAGAACTTACAGTTTGTAAGAGGGAGTTTGTAAGGAGGAAGTTTTGAAAGCAACGAAAAGAAGTAACATAGCCTTAACTTACCACAttacataaatagtttttaataaatgtcAGTAACagatttcagttatttttttcgctttttagggttccgtagcgcgTAGTCCTTATAATCGGTATTTCCAAATGTACCTCTATACTATTCCTAATATTCCTTAAAAGTACTTACATCAACAAAGATAGTTTACCTCTTGTTATATTGATATGGAGTACCTAGggataaacaatattattataactatcgttatatatttaaaagaaagtcgtgttagttacactaTTTATAACTCCAGAACCGCTTTACAGATTTGGCTGAAAATTGGTGGGGAGGTAGCTTAGAACCAGGAGacggacataggctacttttataccgatattcccacgggatagggataaaatctcaaaataacaactgctgggcttagagcgatgaaatttggtatgtgggtagctggacctctggaataacacataggttactttttaagattggtttttgaaatctttttgtattttttatttcaattccaaatttttgttttacggtcatcccgtaaaaccaccgctggtgtagcggtatagaacgcggcacggaatgtcgaggacctgggttctattcccagcgctggtcttatttttccgttttttctgtgcatctatatttcagtttgtattttcgatataggttactttttatcccgatattcccacggaatactTACCTatgataaaatctcgaaataacaatcgctgggcttggagccattaaatttggtatgtaggtagctggacctctggaataacacacaggctactttttatcccgatattcccacaggataggaaaaaaatcttgtaatttcagcactgggtttagagtcttgaattttgtacagttgttcacaacaaaacctcaatgaagaccacaatataaattttggaaatttccatgggaattttgtaaaatcccgaaaatttttATTGCAACTATCTGACCGAACTCAAATCAACTATGATAACTGAAgcacggctgaaccaatttttataatttttgagtTTTTGGATTTATCTTCatcaggaataggataataaatattaaaaacattggcaaattcacgataaaataaaataaaagaaaaaacattttcctaTACCAACTtttcatgggtttcgtaactgtcaaacatttaatgGTTATCCCGTCTATACGGTAAACTGAGTAAactctaatttattgaatcaggcgttactttgcggaggtccatatcaatgaaccaaAAGAATTTCCTTAACAAtttgctatcgtaaggtcgcgggtgagcaaggaaattcttttggTTCATTGAGTAAACtctcccctcaaattaaagaacgtATTCAAATAATTTcgacccgctagatggcgcagttgtttggtatgttatcataatttgaCAACGTCTGCTGGGTCcgctagttattaataaaacgTACCGACAGACTCACCAACTCCCACCGCAACCCCTTTGACCTAAACTCTCTATATACATAAGGTTCTACTTAGGATGTAAACAAGGAATAAggacatttttttctaaattcccacgggattggaAATTCATATTGTAACtacctaagtatatttttataaactaaCACGTTGAATGCGGCAATGATTTAAAGTTGCCTGTGCCTAAAACAGTGTAGTTAAGTACTTATCTTACCCAAAATATGTTACGAACTTGTAGAAATATCGTTACTACAAACTTATGCTCAAATTTAgtttagtaaaaattacaagTTGTTATGGCTCTCTGCACGACCATTTTATCTTTTAATTGATCTCACCTCAGAGCGAGCGTTCTTTCCCGAGCCAGCCTGGATGCTGCTGACAATTCGCAAATCgcacaaaacacttaaaaagaaataagtacctatgcctTTAAATGGCTTGAAGTAGGTACAGCCCGATTTAGAAACGCAATATAAAATGTTCCAATACGGAAACATATTGGGATACTATCTGTCACAATTTGACAAAGGGTGAAAGAAAGGGTGAATTTACTATCGAAGATAAATATGcttctttattttcaatttaagtaaACAGCGAGGTGTGGAAATAATTCGATAGCTTTTCTGGGAAATAGAACATTGTGTCGAAATACCTATCTAACCCGTATAATAAATCAGGTAACAATAAGTTTCGAGAAGATCAAAGAGTGGAGAAAAACgagtttttcataataataggCGTCGAATAGACGGAAAATAACAATTGTGAGGAAGAACGTGATACGTAAGGCGGCGTaggttttattgattttttgattttgttttttgattaaatacataagtttaaaaaaaaaacttaatacctacttaataataataaattctttGCATTAGTTTAGTACACAAACCTCGAACTAAGCGCCGTGTAAAAGGTTAACCtaatataataactaataaaattacgtTACCTACCTTACGAGCTAAGCAATTTTGCTGTGTTAAATTCTTTGaatgtaaatatttacatacaagtaacacactaaataaataatattaatatacctacctttttGAGTTCTTGGCCGAATTCTCCAAAAAGATTTTTTCGAACCTGTGATAGATTCATTACTAAGAATACTTGAGCTGATCACAATTTGAATGAGCTCCGACTGTTGAACGTtaacttaaatacctacatcatcatcatcatcccagcctacatacgtcccactgctgggcacaggcctcctcttagaacaagagggctaccTACACACTTAAcagaattttagaccacttgacTTCTCTTCTTCATTTTAGATTTTGAAGGAAGTCGggtcttttatttaatttataaaaaattgaattgagTAAGTCTTCGTTAATTGCCTGCGCGTGCCATCACCACACCTCGGCACCTCCAGGCCATATCTAATGAAAATGTAAACCCAAAACTTGGCAAGTTAACTGTTGCTTATTTAGGATCATACAACACCCAGTAATGCATAATAAAGTTGTTAGTGAGCCTCCGGCACTGGCTATGTGCCAAAATGCGTGCCAGTAAACTACTCTCGGTGATAAGTTTGGACAAAATATGCAGTCCCAAGGGCAGCTTCGGCAAGGTTGAGATTAGAACCATCTTGTTAGTATAATGGCTGAGACGTGACGAAGACTTAACGCTAGAAACAAACTAAATTATGATTTGCTGGAGTCTCGTTGTTGATATCACGGGCAGTCGACCGTTTAAATGGAAGCGTTCGAAACTTTTGCTTGGGAACGTAgaacaaacaattttttatctgcattattaaaatagatggttttatattttgtaagaaGTCTTGAAGAAATACAGCAGAAACACTGCTGCAATAATTAAGAAATGTGAAAGTAATTATCTTCTCATACATAGGGTAGGGAAGGGCATGTTGAGCAAGTGGATAATTTGGGCAATCAAAATATCTGCAAAACTAAAAATATGACGCGGGAACTCAATATGGTGGAAGTTGAGGTGATATTTCTAAGATATTTCTAATGTAACCATCATTAAATGAGAAGATGATCAATACAAAATTGCTCAACATGCCCCTCCCTACCCCCTACATGTTATAATAAAGAGAGAGCTCtcaaaaattattttgtatcttGCGCTCTAcggtgaaaaaataaattctttagCATTCAAAATGTTGTTACCCAACAAAGCCAAAGCAAAAGTGCAATTCGCAAATAAGTTATAGGGAACTTTAGAAACAAGAACCATTTTGCAAATCACAACTCCCACAACTCGGCTTTGCAAGAATGTAATACAAATCGCTAGGCCCCGAGCCTCTATTCGAGAGAAGCTGAGGGAATATCAAGTGATAGTACTTAGGTTCTTTAGATTATTGCCCACTGTCACAATCATCTTAACTCAGTAATCCTGCACCCAAGTCACAGTGTTGAACAATCTTGTTCCAGTGCGCAGATAAAGACAACTAGCACGACCCTTTTTAATAGCCTTTGTGGTTTCATAATATTTTGGCCATCcttctttttttaagttaaatctGTGAAAATgcaatcaaataattttataacaaataattgaaccgactacaaaaaaccatgaaaataattttctaccagtttgaagtcggtgcctcagcacgagccagcaggagtggttgAAGCCcaatgtaggtgaggtagacgactaaagGTCCACgtagtcctggtgcttcaccacccgttccattttaccGTATGCATTACGAAGatcataaattgcttagcaactgtgttaaagtaattgaaattcaacccgtgaaaaaCTTGTTACTGAGTactaactccgatggtcaactgcgGTCTTCaccatcagttccacttcaccaaatgatgattttcaagagcaaatgcacgagttgctactaaatatatccaatttaccataggtgtccctccaatatttgaagagttccctcgatttccttaagatccaatcatcagatcctgatttggtgcttatgggacctaattgaagccATTCCTATACGATCGCAAataaaaaatttcaagtcgggTCATAAATGATGTAACGTTATGAGgtaacaaccgaattgataacctcctccttttttgaagtcggttaaaaatagtgcAAAATTGTGTTCAATGTATACAATAAAACGACtagattataattatgattaatttttaattatgattatgattctAATTACTTTTACCAAGTAATCGATAATTTTATTCGAGCTTTGTtgcatttgaatgaaattttgaCAAATGTGATTTAAAATTCGTCCCCCTCGTGGGTGTTGCACCGTGCTTCTATGGGCTGTGTTACCTTATAACCACCACATTCATTATTTCAGATTTATTGTGTAACACAATTTATTCTACCATTTCTTTACATCAAACTGGTTAAGAGATGGTAAAAGAGAGTAATGGTGAAtggaatgaaaatgaaaaacgaGACCTCTGGTTTTCGTTCAGTTTTTACATCGCTTATACTCGTCGAATAAAAGCCCCTAAAGTTCGTATATATGTATTACTCGCTCAGAGGAAGCGTTAGATTAGAGCGGTCTTCGACTAGCAAGATTTATATCGGCAATACTAAGTCGATTTAAAACGTTTACCGATTCTTTTATTGCGCAGTTTACTGGATGAGTGCCGTGAAAATAGATGACGCTTCAACCAGGAGGGTAATGCTAGTTCAGGGTCTTAATCTTAATTTCATTGTGCACTATAAGTTAAAGGACTTTGTTGCAGGTCGGTATAATATTAAGATAAGACATATTTAATTTGATAAGCATTAAAAGGAAATGAAAAATGAAGTTACGTAACTATGGCATGGACAAGAAATGAAGACAGACTTTCCCAAATTCACACAGAGAGAATTTTTCTACGGGGACAAAACTGCGGTGTTTCGGTTAATTATTTGACAATTCTATAAAAACAGGGGAATCAAATATAAACTTCCTTGCTTTCTTTCATTTCGAATCAAAGCCGTTATAAGggaattaaaacaaatacaaaacaacaaaaattataaaatttctcATTGCCGTCCGGCTCTTTGATGCATATCTAATGAAGACTGGAATTAAGCGAAACGTTTCTGAAATGAAAAGAATAGCTGGTTAGCAATAAATTAATGATGGCACGGGAAATGGAATactgtacctatttaagtacctaaatgttATATCTAGCCACTTTGTTTGACTTGCTTGCAGTAAAGTCCAATAAAGAACAAAAGTAAGAGAAAAATGTTGCTTTGTTCAAGTATTTTACATCAAAACTGTTACGAAGAAAATGATGTCCTAATTTAGTTTCCAAAGTCTATTTAGGACTGTGtgtatgaaatttaatttatttagagcAATTGCTTATGATGACGTCGTCAATACCGCAAGACTGATTACCCCATATTTTCTTGGCccgaataattaatttaaatattccgtttatttttaatgtttgtttctataaaaaaatagcaataaTGAGTTTTCGTTTCTTAGTTGGATGTAAATACTTACtttcattgtcatccaaacgACATATAAGTCGATCCGATCCCTAGAAATGGATTAAATTTGATTTGCAAGAACTTGACTTTACCAAACATGTGCTTTAAATGTGTTTTTCTGGTTTctttacatttacatagcaatatttagaaaattaagCTATTTCAACTGACTCAATTAGATACAGAGGCATACTATCGATTCGAACAAACCACACAGaccaattatttaatttcagaaGCGTTTCTTTTTGTTCAGTCAGGGGATCCCATTCCAATTATACGAAACCAATTGGAACGGGAGCAGTTGTATGTATAATTCATGATGCGTTACCCCGGTTTTGTTTCGTATCATAATGCTTCCTTCACCGTAATGCCTTTGTTATGTGGCTTTGTAGATGAAGATGACACTATTTCTATTTGCCCGGTAAGTGTGTCAAAACGATGCCCTAAAATAGCAGCCAAAGTACCTACATGCAATCCCATTAGCTAGTCCTTGAACTGGTGGATtaagaaataggctttgtgtgATTTGCTTTGTACGAACTTCCTTAAGCGAGGTTACGTGGACTATTTGTAATCTACCTGCTagcgtaaaaaaaaatcttcctaGATTATAGATATATACCTATGTATCAAATGAATGGTCCTTGAAAACATATATAATTTGAAAAGATCAAAATCATTAAGAGCTTAGTGTCATAGTCtccaattttaatttttctgtttaatttaattattgctattattatttttaaatttgatcgTAATGTGCAttgtattctattttaattattgttataaatacattttgttatttttgtgtttacaAATAACGACGATCCTATTGTGGATTTCTTATAATTTCTTGGCATGTTAAAAACATGACATATatttataaagtatttttccaatacatataaaacatacCTGCCCATTTATATATAGTCAATATTATACAATTTTCTTGGAAGTCGTCAACTTAACACGATTGTTATGCTAGAAACCTCTTCTAACCTTAATCGTGTAGAATAGGTAAACTTCgtttatttatactctttatcgtacaaaaagaaatacaaaaagtttacaaaaagtgctaagtacaaaggcgcacttatccctgaagggatctctgccagtcaacctttgagtaggaGAGAAGAGTTCATCctataataaatatgaatagtttcagttaaaattgtattatattcgtcctttattattttaaaacttaatatatGACACGGTCCCAATTTAATAAGATATTATGCCATAATCGTCTCAGCTTACtacttaaagtacaattcaatagaatctgacaattttttacatatttaagacaccctatcgtgggcacacttgattatatatgtccctgttgttgcaattatcatctaaaatgaatcaaaaaaagaataatagtcacatcacaaagccttaggcagcccggtgtttatattaagtaggctggaagtgtctacaggattgtcagattctattgaattggagttaaCAAAGAATTCAATGAAcaagtatgtatttttaaatcattttaattccTACTAACCGAGTGTAATGATAAATATGAACAAACggcgttaaaaaataaaaaaataaacaataaaccaAACTTCTATCGCGACTGCAATAAAGTTGACGAAAAATCAAAACCATTTAATTCACGAACTCGTTTCGTTTTTCATCGTGATCAAGCGTCCTGCCCGGTCAGTCACGTGAACCCGAAAAGCTGACCAATTTTCCCTTTTGCTGCACGCACTGATCAAAGGGCGGTCGGCGAGGCGGTGACAAAAGGCCTCATCGGTTCATAAAATTCGTTATTTCAGACCAACCGGAGCGCTTAGAGTCAAGTGCCCCTCTATTCTTGCATCTTCATTAACGAGACTAAGGAAATTCGCCGTTTTTACacagaaataaatataacaggTATTGTGAAAGATTGTTTATTGACAGTTTAGTTTCAGTCACTAACGTAATTACTATAATTCTTTAACAAATATATatcttcttatttttattttacattgataCATTATATTTCTGTAATTTCTGTACTAGGTtatcaaaaagaaaaagatcgagtatttttttcgaatatgtaGTTGCCAAGACAAAGAAGTtcgataataaaaaatcacaataatAAATTGAAGTTTGTCTTGTGGCGTGGCCGTACGATAACTTTCATCGGCCGATGTCGTACCTGGACTTTTTAAGGCTTTTATCGTTCAAACAAAACACATTCACCAATAAATACTTTTTGCAACAATTTTAGCACTCTTACTCACAACATGAGACAACGCTTTTGGGTAAAATAATAACTGAATATATCATATTTGTTACACAGTACTAAACAAAACTAGACCTCCTATAAATATAACAACACCACAACCTATCTCAAAAGTTAAATAGTCCGCCTACGCTCTTTAGAAATGATTCTCCCATGTTCTTAATGTAATCCTGTAATTTATCCCTGAATGTATTCAGGTTTATATCAACTACATATTGAAGCTCGTCTCTGGAAACCTGCAACGGAAAAGGCGGTACAGGCTTCCGAGGTTCATACATTTCTTCGTCGTTAGGAACCCAGGAAAACCAAACGTAGTTTTGTTTGGCGGGGTCAGCTCTGGGATCGCCTCTGAGTGTCGGTCTTGGGTACATTTCTGTCCAAAGTGATCGAAGGCGTAAACTCATGCGCCTAACTATATCCATCTTAGCATGCCAAAGATCATAAGCTTCCAAAGGGTCCCGAGTAACATTGAAGAGACAACCTTTAACtgtaaaataatatcaaatattaataaagccttctatgtaggtaatttaactcagaaaagaaaaatatattcaacTTACCAAATGTAGGGAAGCAGACGACCTCTTCAGGTATGTCATCACTCCCAGCTAATTTACTACTGTTTCGCTGCTCATAAACTTCCTCAATGTTTAATGGCAAGTCCAAAGTTTCTTTGAACACAAGGCAAGCTTCTGATTCTAACAGCACGGTTTCATACGGCAGAACATCATGTTTCAGCGCCATGAGCTCTTTACCATGATATTTGCTCTTTTCCTTAGTAACATTACCTACAATTATTTTGAAATCACCTTCCCTAAATGCTGCCCAACCATTTAGATCGTCAATTGTTATTAAAACATCGTTTCGTTTAGGCTGTTCGGCTTTTATAATAGTAGCCCATTGATCCAAACCATCTATTTTGTTGGATGGATTCCCGCCTGCTGCTGTGATCAATGTCGGGAACCAATCAGTTACGTGGAATATGGCATTGCTTATTCTATGTGATATTGTGGGATGCCATACAACAGCCACGGCACGTGCCGCTCCTTCCCAAGGAGTGCTCTTAAGTCCACGCAAGGGCAAATTAGAACCAAAATTCTGAGACAATCCTGCTGCACCGTTGTCAGACACGAAGACTATCAGTGTATTTTTTAGTATCTCTTTTTCTGCTAACGCTGCAACTATATGACCAACGCTTTTGTCCAAACTCGATACGAGACCTgcaaatcaaaatataaaattcaaagtgGGTTCTTGTCAAAGAACACTATTTCAATGAACTTGATTAGGTTCTCTACCATCAATCAAAGAGACAGACCTGCATACAACCGCCTGGCAGTGTGCGCGATGTGGCTCTGTTCTGCTATGGTCTCGACCGGTGGCTGGAGGGACACCAGTCCACCTCCTGCATGAGGAGCGGCATGCGATACGTGAAGATATAACGGCGCTGTACTGGTGTGATTTCTGATCACTGGAACAGAAACGAacgaaataaagaaaatgtttacgGGTGGAGGTCAAAGAGTTggataaaattaaatggttGTTAACCATACAAAATGACTGACTGGAAAAAGTTGGGCAGTGACACGGAAATTACACATACCAAAACATTCACACTAATTTTAATTACGATAAGGTATCCGACTTTTTGGAATCCTTATGCCTTGTGATTTATTTAGAAACGCAGtattaatttaacttgcatCTAAGGTTTCCATGTTAGGTAATTTTGTGATAGAAAAGGGCGGAAGTGATTAGATCCAAAAAGATTTTGTCTGTTTATTGGACCGACTCATATACATACTGAActtaaactgaaaaaaaaaatattttaaaatcccACTTACAGCTAACAGCTCTGTCGGTGAGTACCTCCGTAAGATGGCCGTTGAGATCTTCAATAGGCTCCAAGTTCTCATACATATTTAAGCCATAGAACGAGCTTCCGTTACATGTCTTCAAATAAAAAGAGAGAatcaataaatatcaaattaggatgaaagaaagaaaaatattacgtacAAGCTTTTGCCTGCGAATCCATGATCGTCTGGCAAGAATTGATTTATAGTTATCCTGTACGAATTTGgtatttcccgggataaaatctatcctTTGTCTTTTCCATGCTCTCAATCTATCTCCATTCCAATGTGcatctaaatcagtttaaacgtgaagagttaacagacagacagacagagttactttcgcatttacaatactGGTAAGAATTTTGTTTACGGTTCTAAAATGATGAATTTAAGACCGTAAACAAAATTCTTCATCATtatctcagccataggacgtccactgttggacataggcctcccccatagaccttcagttgcctCGGTTGAAAGCCGGCTTGcctccaccgtgaacccgcgactttaaccaggtcatccgtccatctcgttagtgtACGTCCTAAAAGTATCACCACCAATagtaaaagtataattttaaagttattgtACGTAATGATTGTCACACTACACATGTCACTGAAAAAAGGTCTACACTCAGTATCTGTTGCTACACAGTCGGTGCAGCAGCGCTGGTTTTCCAAGATTTGAGCTACACGTCAGCTCCACTTTCTTGCTGTGCACAAAATTAAGTTTAGAAATAcgttataagtacctacaaaccTTTGTTTAAAACT encodes:
- the LOC141427518 gene encoding arylsulfatase B-like, with the translated sequence MFKLSICCLQLLITCVCVISQDVEKPNIVFIMADDLGWDDVSFHGSDQIMTPNIDVIAYQGVMLQQYYTDTQGTPTRSALFTGKYPMRLGTQSDSISATEDRGIPITERLLPEYLKELGYETHLVGKWHVGKSRAHYLPTNRGFDTFYGFLDGAVDYYTYNLVETCNGSSFYGLNMYENLEPIEDLNGHLTEVLTDRAVSLIRNHTSTAPLYLHVSHAAPHAGGGLVSLQPPVETIAEQSHIAHTARRLYAGLVSSLDKSVGHIVAALAEKEILKNTLIVFVSDNGAAGLSQNFGSNLPLRGLKSTPWEGAARAVAVVWHPTISHRISNAIFHVTDWFPTLITAAGGNPSNKIDGLDQWATIIKAEQPKRNDVLITIDDLNGWAAFREGDFKIIVGNVTKEKSKYHGKELMALKHDVLPYETVLLESEACLVFKETLDLPLNIEEVYEQRNSSKLAGSDDIPEEVVCFPTFVKGCLFNVTRDPLEAYDLWHAKMDIVRRMSLRLRSLWTEMYPRPTLRGDPRADPAKQNYVWFSWVPNDEEMYEPRKPVPPFPLQVSRDELQYVVDINLNTFRDKLQDYIKNMGESFLKSVGGLFNF